The Thermovirga sp. genomic sequence TTAGCGGTGTCTCCCGAGTTTATAGTCGCCGACGAACCCGTTTCAGCCCTGGATGTTTCCATTCAGGCCCAGATCCTGAATCTTCTACTCGATCTAAAAAAGGAGTTCGACCTATCCTACCTGTTCATCGCTCATGATTTGAGCGTAGTTCGCCATGTCAGTGACAAAGTAGGGGTGATGTACCTGGGAAGTCTGATGGAATATGGGCCTTGTGATTCTATTTTCAACGATCCCACTCATCCCTATACCCAAACACTTCTAAGCGCCGTCCCGGTGTTAGGCAAGAGGACAATGGATTCTGTCGTTCTCACGGAAGAGGCTCTCAGCGCCCCAACAGAAGATTTCAAAGGGTGTGTTTTCGCTCACCGGTGCAAAATAAAAGAGCCCCGTTGTCTTATTGAAACCCCGGTACTAAAAGAGATAGGCCCTGATCATTTCGTAGCCTGTTGGTACTATGAAAAATGAATCCAACCCTGTGGATAAACCTTGAAGCGATTCGGCATAATGCTTCCACCGCGTTGCAGGTATGCCATGAACGGGGTATCAGTATCGATTCAGTAGTAAAAGGTGTCTGTGCCGATTTAAAAGTCTCCGAGGCGATCCTTGACGGTGGGATCCAGTCCCTGATGGACAGCAGGTTGAAGAATCTGCGAAAACTCAGGGCAGGATCGATAGATTGCAGACTGGGGCTACTCCGGATCCCTATGCTGAGCGAGATCGATGAATTGGTAGAGATCGCTGACTGGTGCCTGGTCTCTATGAAAGAAGCGGTCTTGGAACTGGAAAGAACCTGCAATGATAAAAGGATAAACTTTGAAGTTTTATTAATGATCGACCTGGGCGACTTAAGGGAAGGTGTTTGGCCCGATCGTGTCGGCGAGTTCATCGAATTGTTTCGTTCCTTGAAAAGGGTAGCATGTATAGGTGTCGGGACAAACCTTGGATGCTTCGGAGGAGTTCTCCCTTCCGCTGACAATATGGACCAGCTGGTAAAACTGGGACTGCAGGTTAAGACAGAACTGGGTGCCGACCGGTGGCTGATTTCACCGGGAGGTACCAGGGTCTTTTATGAAATGCTCAATTCTAAAGAGATACCCGCGGAGATAAACCATTTAAGGGTCGGAGGGGGAATCCTCAGGGGGATGTGCGGCAAGGAAAACATCCCCGGCTTCAGGCAGGACACAATGAGGCTTGACGCTGAGCTGATAGAGATCTATTTCAAGCCCACTGTACCGGTAGGTAAGATAGCCAAAGACGCCTTTGGGAATACTCCCCATTTTGAAGATAGGGGTATCAGAAGGCGCGGAATTGTCGCAATAGGCCGACAGGATGT encodes the following:
- a CDS encoding alanine/ornithine racemase family PLP-dependent enzyme, with product MNPTLWINLEAIRHNASTALQVCHERGISIDSVVKGVCADLKVSEAILDGGIQSLMDSRLKNLRKLRAGSIDCRLGLLRIPMLSEIDELVEIADWCLVSMKEAVLELERTCNDKRINFEVLLMIDLGDLREGVWPDRVGEFIELFRSLKRVACIGVGTNLGCFGGVLPSADNMDQLVKLGLQVKTELGADRWLISPGGTRVFYEMLNSKEIPAEINHLRVGGGILRGMCGKENIPGFRQDTMRLDAELIEIYFKPTVPVGKIAKDAFGNTPHFEDRGIRRRGIVAIGRQDVTPFDLEPQEEGITILGASSDHLVLDIQNSRRSLRVGDTVSFSLSRYGALLFAFNSDYVEKVVSRNFDVI